One window of Oncorhynchus masou masou isolate Uvic2021 chromosome 28, UVic_Omas_1.1, whole genome shotgun sequence genomic DNA carries:
- the LOC135518466 gene encoding uncharacterized protein LOC135518466: MRGGSQQVVVRMHHMSRVRGLETQLVWAISKETARLSPEGIPYCATKVQSITWIQRVAGRVTHYASQLRHKTSVDVMLGCNQQTDVSVVYATLHMGLDGLLSSSAWSEAASSSTPTTQQFTDPEPEGHNCYEGWEEDLLPEEREVPLLNHYLTTKRVEDIALRLVSLRQAFTTLLGSTLSRNHLFVAGKVLLGALVQANHMDEAKFIRTYNDFVDYLSDPSKRNDIERELAEAKIHHVNMIDVLFELVLFGLMTAQKSLMVHPGGLVERLYALLYSFLPTAANMEPEADRYLLLLSQEDTSCFLPYS, from the exons ATGCGTGGGGGATCCCAG CAGGTGGTTGTGAGGATGCACCACATGAGTAGGGTGAGAGGCCTGGAGACTCAACTGGTGTGGGCCATCTCCAAGGAGACAGCCAGGCTTAGTCCAGAGGGCATCCCCTACTGTGCCACCAAAGTGCAGTCCATCACTTGGATCCAG cgtgtgGCTGGCAGGGTGACCCACTATGCGTCTCAGCTCCGCCACAAGACGTCTGTGGACGTGATGCTTGGCTGCAACCAG CAGACTGATGTCTCAGTGGTGTATGCCACTCTCCACATGGGGCTGGACGGGCTTCTCTCCTCTTCAGCGTGGTCGGAGGCTGCCTCCTCCTCTACGCCCACCACTCAGCAGTTCACTGACCCAGAGCCTGAGGGCCACAACTGCTATGAG GGCTGGGAGGAGGACCTGCtgcctgaggagagggaggttccTCTGCTAAA CCACTACCTTACCACCAAGAGAGTGGAGGACATCGCCCTGAGGCTCGTCTCCCTGCGCCAGGCCTTCACT ACCCTGCTTGGTTCCACCCTGAGCAGGAACCATCTGTTTGTGGCGGGAAAGGTCCTCCTGGGCGCCCTTGTTCAGGCCAACCACATG GACGAGGCCAAATTTATCCGTACCTATAACGACTTTGTGGACTACCTGAGTGACCCCTCCAAGCGGAATGACATTGAGAGGGAGCTGGCTGAGGCAAAG ATACATCATGTGAACATGATAGATGTCCTCTTTGAGCTGGTGCTGTTTGGGTTGATGACAGCTCAGAAGTCCCTGATGGTG CACCCTGGTGGGTTGGTGGAGCGTCTGTACGCTCTCCTGTACTCCTTCCTGCCCACTGCTGCCAACATGGAGCCAGAGGCTGACAGATACCTGCTGCTGCTGAGTCAAGAGGATACTTCCTGTTTCCTTCCATATTCTTAG